A genomic stretch from Leptodactylus fuscus isolate aLepFus1 chromosome 10, aLepFus1.hap2, whole genome shotgun sequence includes:
- the LOC142183060 gene encoding uncharacterized protein LOC142183060 isoform X1, which produces MGKDRNHVTENILKLTLEIIYLLTGEDYGPVKKSRKQTTSSSRPTVSGAWGTTQSPTREPAPHSLINEKTNKKILELTNKIIELLTGEVPIKFQDENGDSLMEEWDYFESEKDPNMNVKKETHQGSDSPADFSDDTDISGGSRSPSSSPDRITARYSSDGLDDHSPQNSIETPDSYKEPCPTKTKIYIRTQYTQYSPSRVKEESVSHTGENISNTDLYSSSEYSPNPYTYTKEESTSGKAENLTNSELCINSQQYADRYTPRDDNKDSFSGVKEEPASGDDENLMDHPLPSWIYTKSDNKFKKKEPMCYICVECGKNFPYKSHLVRHQKIHVEDRPYSCIECGKSFKLNSNLISHLRIHTGQKPFSCSACNKSFISKSELVKHARTHTGEKPYSCVECGRRFSRISNLIDHNKIHTGEKPHCCTECGKCFRRHSNLLSHQKTHTMEKVYSCSQCSAGFLTNSELLKHQKTHSEGNSTVQ; this is translated from the exons ATGGGGAAGGACAGAAATCACGTGACTGAGAACATACTGAAACTGACCTTGGAGATCATATATCTGCtgacaggagag GATTATGGACCAGTGAAGAAGTCCCGGAAGCAGACGACCTCTAGCAGTCGACCTACTGTGTCAGGAGCATGGGGCACAACCCAGAGCCCCACCAGGGAGCCTGCACCGCATTCACTGATAAATGAGAAGACCAacaagaagatcctagaactcaccaacaagatcatTGAACtcctgactggagag GTCCCCATCAAGTTTCAAGATGAAAATGGAGATTCTTTAATGGAGGAGTGGGATTATTTTGAAAGCGAAAAGGATCCTAACATGAATGTCAAGAAGGAGACTCACCAAGGCTCTGATTCACCAG CAGATTTCAGTGATGATACAGACATATCAGGAGGGTCTCGCTCTCCTAGTTCTTCACCCGATCGTATCACTGCAAGATACTCATCGGATGGCCTGGATGATCACAGTCCACAGAACTCTATAGAGACACCAGATTCCTATAAAGAGCCATGCCCCACCAAGACTAAAATATATATACGTACCCAATATACACAGTATTCACCTTCACGTGTTAAGGAGGAATCAGTCTCACATACTGGAGAAAATATCTCAAACACTGATCTCTATTCATCCTCTGAATACTCACCAAATCCATATACTTATACTAAAGAAGAATCCACGTCAGGTAAAGCAGAAAATCTCACTAACTCTGAATTGTGCATAAATTCCCAACAGTACGCGGACAGATACACACCTAGAGATGATAACAAAGATTCATTTTCTGGTGTTAAGGAGGAACCAGCCTCCGGTGATGACGAAAATCTCATGGACCACCCATTACCATCGTGGATTTATACTAAAAGCGACAACAAATTTAAAAAGAAAGAACCCATGTGTTACATTTGTGTAGAATGTGGCAAGAACTTCCCATACAAGTCACATCTTGTTCGTCATCAGAAGATTCACGTGGAAGATAGGCCGTATTCTTGTATTGAATGTGGCAAAAGCTTTAAGTTGAATTCTAATCTTATAAGTCACCTACGAATCCACACCGGAcagaagccattttcttgctcTGCGTGTAATAAGAGTTTTATCAGCAAGTCTGAGCTGGTTAAACATGCGAGAACCCACACAGGGGAAAAACCATATTCTTGCGTGGAGTGTGGAAGACGCTTTTCAAGAATATCAAATCTCATTGACCATAATAAAATACACACTGGTGAAAAACCGCATTGCTGtactgagtgtggaaagtgtttcCGACGTCATTCCAACCTGCTAAGTCACCAGAAGACTCATACGATGGAGAAAGTCTATTCCTGCTCACAATGTTCGGCAGGTTTCCTCACCAACTCTGAACTTCTTAAACATCAGAAGACTCATTCAGAAGGAAACAGTACTGTCCAGTGA
- the LOC142183035 gene encoding uncharacterized protein LOC142183035 isoform X1: protein MTTIPLLSLLLGWIMPACFVHGCWYHWKKDDDVILHSFPHEFDLIKNWLLHLDQELGDVDQLAEKISNSKKGAYRICSKHFRPEDYEVRGSSRLLKKTSFPSIFPKVSPSSCIRRRKNKKSPFAHLSGDVFNEEDLTFAQRLMLMPESPFFSTGVSNFLSEHSYSSVARDGASQPMQTVGTNTEYFPSQRHKNIQTYHLIRRSSKRIQVSRHSSQRSFGIQCSLVPLPPLQCFTASGNDAKKWPSPPADPVYLPVEDEEDDDVEEDDVEEYGDDVQEDDVEDDSEMMLNLDISFDSTDLDKSYLYGKDLQSDSRGYHRGSILPFNVLDRNRHSSHLWATDTNMAAENHRQVLTPQERGGRRRSLPNAGHRVPSTESSQMKPQQRELDTTTFLSMNDSRTMKIRNWITKKIFTLILEVIFLLSGQDYTIVNKSSGEHLTSKNHLLRSGGYSSAGSTIFKPSPHTPNNIQKILDLTKNIIELLTGEVPIRCQDVTVYFSKEEWEYLEGHKDLYKDVLMEDQQPLPLVDATSKNSPPEISPRPQNHSYENQNITKNQGEDFIVVKVENMEDEEPRYMLGDQPWKDEDIPVPIYLGSSSSHLNSLHKLIQKSDPSMKGRDEMTKRILNLTLKIIYMLTGEEYTVEKKTSVEYQTTTSHSSMSGRWRRSQSPITLSPPHLLVHERDNKQKILKLTHKIIHLLTEEVPIRCQDVTVYFSMEEWEYLEGHKDLYKDVMMEDHQHSLRDGASERNTPENCPSPVYSQHCQAEDQSVPLDQQEHEFFVVKVEDVEEEGMYDMGTHQDSDISTYNGTEMIYPCTDCGKLFTEELSLVEHQKCHLEEKPYICCECGQCFIHRHEYETHQSSHRDEKSLLCPQCGKCFFQPSDLMEHQRSHTVERPYSCSVCGISFTQESYLVKHQKAHTEEKPFSCPDCGKSFTLQVYLESHQKIHKAKKSYSCTECGKSFSKKCDLDVHQRFHTGEKPFSCPECGKCFSQKSDLAKHQRFHSGEKPYLCLDCRKRFSQKSDLVKHQRTHTGERPFSCSECGKCFTQKSVLVQHQRIHTGEKPFLCTKCGKCFTHRSNFMKHQALHTR, encoded by the exons ATGACAACCATACCACTCTTGAGCCTCCTTCTTGG GTGGATCATGCCTGCGTGCTTTGTCCACGGATGTTGGTATCACTGGAAGAAAGACGATGATGTTATTCTTCATTCTTTTCCTCATGAATTTGATCTTATTAAGAATTGGCTTCTCCATTTGGATCAGGAACTTGGAGACGTAGATCAACTGGCTGAGAAAATCTCTAATTCCAAGAAAGGAGCTTACAGAATTTGCTCAAAACACTTCAGGCCAGAAGACTATGAAGTAAGAGGAAGTTCCAGACTCCTTAAAAAAACATCCTTCCCCTCTATTTTTCCAAAGGTATCACCATCTTCATGTATTCGCAgaagaaaaaataagaaaagcCCTTTTGCTCACCTGAGTGGCGATGTCTTTAATGAGGAGGACTTGACGTTTGCCCAGAGGTTGATGTTGATGCCTGAAAGCCCGTTTTTCTCCACAGGTGTGAGCAACTTTTTATCTGAACATTCATACTCCTCTGTTGCCCGAGATGGAGCGTCGCAGCCTATGCAGACTGTTGGAACGAACACTGAATATTTCCCAAGTCAAAGACATAAAAATATCCAAACTTATCATCTCATCCGCAGAAGCAGCAAAAGGATTCAAGTGAGCAGACACTCCTCACAGCGCAGCTTTGGGATCCAGTGTAGTTTGGTGCCACTGCCCCCTTTACAGTGTTTTACAGCTTCTGGAAATGACGCCAAAAAATGGCCAAGTCCACCTGCTGACCCTGTCTATTTAccagtggaggatgaggaggatgatgatgtgGAGGAGGACGATGTGGAAGAATATGGCGATGATGTGCAGGAGGATGACGTGGAAGATGATAGTGAAATGATGTTAAATTTAGACATTAGTTTTGACTCAACAGATTTGGACAAATCTTATCTCTATGGGAAGGATCTGCAATCAGACTCCAGAGGGTATCATAGGGGGTCTATACTGCCATTTAATGTATTAGACAGAAATCGCCACTCCTCTCATCTGTGGGCCACAGATACAAACATGGCAGCCGAGAACCACCGGCAGGTCCTAACTCCgcaggagagaggagggaggcggCGGTCACTACCAAATGCTGGACACAGGGTTCCTAG TACAGAGTCTTCGCAGATGAAGCCTCAGCAGAGAGAACTTGACACTACAACATTCCTTTCCATGAATGATTCACGGACGATGAAAATAAGGAACTGGATTACAAAGAAGATCTTCACCCTCATCCTGGAGGTCATCTTTCTGTTGAGTGGGCAG GATTATACAATTGTGAATAAGTCATCTGGTGAGCATTTGACATCCAAAAATCATCTTCTTCGGTCAGGGGGATATAGCAGTGCTGGAAGCACCATCTTTAAACCTTCACCTCACACACCAAACAACATACAGAAGATCCTGGACCTCACCAAGAATATCATTGAGctgctgaccggagag gttcctataaggtgtcaggatgtcactgtctatttctctaaGGAGGAGTGGgaatatttagaaggacacaaggatctgtataaGGACGTcctgatggaggatcagcagcctctTCCATTAGTGG ATGCAACAAGTAAGAATTCTCCACCAGAAATATCTCCCAGACCTCAGAATCATTCATATGAAAACCAGAATATCACAAAGAATCAG GGTGAAGACTTCATTGTTGTTAAAGTTGAAAACATGGAGGATGAAGAGCCTAGGTATATGTTGGGGGACCAACCATGGAAGGATGAGGATATTCCTGTACCTATCTATTTAG GTTCCAGTTCATCTCACTTGAACTCTCTTCATAAACTAATCCAAAAGTCTGACCCTTCAATGAAGGGCAGAGATGAGATGACCAAGAGGATACTGAATCTCACCTTGAAGATTATCTACATGCTGACCGGGGAG GAGTACACAGTAGAGAAGAAGACATCTGTTGAGTACCAGACCACCACCAGCCATTCCAGTATGTCTGGACGGTGGCGCAGAAGCCAGAGCCCTATAACGTTGTCTCCCCCTCACTTACTGGTACATGAGAGAGACAACAAGCAGAAGATCCTCAAACTCACCCACAAGATTATACATCTCCTGACTGAAGAG gttcctataaggtgtcaggatgtcactgtctatttctccatggaggagtgggagtatttagaaggacacaaggatctgtacaaggacgtCATGATGGAGGATCATCAGCACTCTTTAAGAG ATGGCGCTAGTGAGAGAAATACACCAGAGAATTGTCCTAGTCCTGTATATTCCCAGCATTGTCAAGCAGAAGATCAAAGTGTCCCACTGGACCAGCAG gaACATGAGTTTTTTGTTGTTAAAGTTGAAGATGTGGAGGAAGAAGGAATGTACGATATGGGGACTCACCAAGATAGCGACATTTCTACATATAATGGCACAG AAATGATATATCCATGTACAGACTGTGGCAAGTTGTTTACTGAGGAATTAAGCCTGGTTGAACATCAGAAATGCCACTTGGAGGAGAAGCCGTATATATGTTGTGAGTGTGGACAGTGTTTTATACATAGACATGAATATGAGACACATCAGAGCTCTCACCGAGACGAGAAGTCGCTTCTATGTCCGCAGtgcgggaaatgtttttttcAGCCTTCTGATCTTATGGAGCATCAAAGAAGTCACACGGTGGAGAGGCCGTATTCATGTTCAGTGTGTGGAATATCCTTTACTCAGGAGTCATATCTTGTAAAACATCAGAAGGCTCACACAGaggagaaaccattttcatgtccggattgtgggaaatcttttaCACTTCAAGTTTACCTTGAGAGTCATCAGAAGATTCACAAGGCAAAGAAgtcatattcatgtacagaatgtggaaaatcCTTTAGTAAGAAATGCGATCTTGATGTACATCAGAgatttcacacaggggagaagccattttcatgtcctgaatgtggaAAATGCTTTTCGCAGAAATCTGACCTGGCTAAACATCAGAGATTTCACTCAGgcgagaagccatatttatgcctAGATTGTAGGAAACGCTTTTCCCAGAAATCGGACCtcgttaaacatcagagaactcacacggggGAGAGACCtttctcatgttcagaatgtgggaaatgctttacacAGAAATCTGTTCTTGTTcagcatcagagaattcacacaggggagaagccatttttatgtacaaaatgtgggaaatgttttacacacAGGTCAAATTTCATGAAACATCAGGCTCTTCACACACGATAA
- the LOC142183060 gene encoding uncharacterized protein LOC142183060 isoform X2 has product MGKDRNHVTENILKLTLEIIYLLTGEDYGPVKKSRKQTTSSSRPTVSGAWGTTQSPTREPAPHSLINEKTNKKILELTNKIIELLTGEVPIKFQDENGDSLMEEWDYFESEKDPNMNVKKETHQGSDSPDFSDDTDISGGSRSPSSSPDRITARYSSDGLDDHSPQNSIETPDSYKEPCPTKTKIYIRTQYTQYSPSRVKEESVSHTGENISNTDLYSSSEYSPNPYTYTKEESTSGKAENLTNSELCINSQQYADRYTPRDDNKDSFSGVKEEPASGDDENLMDHPLPSWIYTKSDNKFKKKEPMCYICVECGKNFPYKSHLVRHQKIHVEDRPYSCIECGKSFKLNSNLISHLRIHTGQKPFSCSACNKSFISKSELVKHARTHTGEKPYSCVECGRRFSRISNLIDHNKIHTGEKPHCCTECGKCFRRHSNLLSHQKTHTMEKVYSCSQCSAGFLTNSELLKHQKTHSEGNSTVQ; this is encoded by the exons ATGGGGAAGGACAGAAATCACGTGACTGAGAACATACTGAAACTGACCTTGGAGATCATATATCTGCtgacaggagag GATTATGGACCAGTGAAGAAGTCCCGGAAGCAGACGACCTCTAGCAGTCGACCTACTGTGTCAGGAGCATGGGGCACAACCCAGAGCCCCACCAGGGAGCCTGCACCGCATTCACTGATAAATGAGAAGACCAacaagaagatcctagaactcaccaacaagatcatTGAACtcctgactggagag GTCCCCATCAAGTTTCAAGATGAAAATGGAGATTCTTTAATGGAGGAGTGGGATTATTTTGAAAGCGAAAAGGATCCTAACATGAATGTCAAGAAGGAGACTCACCAAGGCTCTGATTCACCAG ATTTCAGTGATGATACAGACATATCAGGAGGGTCTCGCTCTCCTAGTTCTTCACCCGATCGTATCACTGCAAGATACTCATCGGATGGCCTGGATGATCACAGTCCACAGAACTCTATAGAGACACCAGATTCCTATAAAGAGCCATGCCCCACCAAGACTAAAATATATATACGTACCCAATATACACAGTATTCACCTTCACGTGTTAAGGAGGAATCAGTCTCACATACTGGAGAAAATATCTCAAACACTGATCTCTATTCATCCTCTGAATACTCACCAAATCCATATACTTATACTAAAGAAGAATCCACGTCAGGTAAAGCAGAAAATCTCACTAACTCTGAATTGTGCATAAATTCCCAACAGTACGCGGACAGATACACACCTAGAGATGATAACAAAGATTCATTTTCTGGTGTTAAGGAGGAACCAGCCTCCGGTGATGACGAAAATCTCATGGACCACCCATTACCATCGTGGATTTATACTAAAAGCGACAACAAATTTAAAAAGAAAGAACCCATGTGTTACATTTGTGTAGAATGTGGCAAGAACTTCCCATACAAGTCACATCTTGTTCGTCATCAGAAGATTCACGTGGAAGATAGGCCGTATTCTTGTATTGAATGTGGCAAAAGCTTTAAGTTGAATTCTAATCTTATAAGTCACCTACGAATCCACACCGGAcagaagccattttcttgctcTGCGTGTAATAAGAGTTTTATCAGCAAGTCTGAGCTGGTTAAACATGCGAGAACCCACACAGGGGAAAAACCATATTCTTGCGTGGAGTGTGGAAGACGCTTTTCAAGAATATCAAATCTCATTGACCATAATAAAATACACACTGGTGAAAAACCGCATTGCTGtactgagtgtggaaagtgtttcCGACGTCATTCCAACCTGCTAAGTCACCAGAAGACTCATACGATGGAGAAAGTCTATTCCTGCTCACAATGTTCGGCAGGTTTCCTCACCAACTCTGAACTTCTTAAACATCAGAAGACTCATTCAGAAGGAAACAGTACTGTCCAGTGA
- the LOC142183035 gene encoding uncharacterized protein LOC142183035 isoform X2, which produces MPACFVHGCWYHWKKDDDVILHSFPHEFDLIKNWLLHLDQELGDVDQLAEKISNSKKGAYRICSKHFRPEDYEVRGSSRLLKKTSFPSIFPKVSPSSCIRRRKNKKSPFAHLSGDVFNEEDLTFAQRLMLMPESPFFSTGVSNFLSEHSYSSVARDGASQPMQTVGTNTEYFPSQRHKNIQTYHLIRRSSKRIQVSRHSSQRSFGIQCSLVPLPPLQCFTASGNDAKKWPSPPADPVYLPVEDEEDDDVEEDDVEEYGDDVQEDDVEDDSEMMLNLDISFDSTDLDKSYLYGKDLQSDSRGYHRGSILPFNVLDRNRHSSHLWATDTNMAAENHRQVLTPQERGGRRRSLPNAGHRVPSTESSQMKPQQRELDTTTFLSMNDSRTMKIRNWITKKIFTLILEVIFLLSGQDYTIVNKSSGEHLTSKNHLLRSGGYSSAGSTIFKPSPHTPNNIQKILDLTKNIIELLTGEVPIRCQDVTVYFSKEEWEYLEGHKDLYKDVLMEDQQPLPLVDATSKNSPPEISPRPQNHSYENQNITKNQGEDFIVVKVENMEDEEPRYMLGDQPWKDEDIPVPIYLGSSSSHLNSLHKLIQKSDPSMKGRDEMTKRILNLTLKIIYMLTGEEYTVEKKTSVEYQTTTSHSSMSGRWRRSQSPITLSPPHLLVHERDNKQKILKLTHKIIHLLTEEVPIRCQDVTVYFSMEEWEYLEGHKDLYKDVMMEDHQHSLRDGASERNTPENCPSPVYSQHCQAEDQSVPLDQQEHEFFVVKVEDVEEEGMYDMGTHQDSDISTYNGTEMIYPCTDCGKLFTEELSLVEHQKCHLEEKPYICCECGQCFIHRHEYETHQSSHRDEKSLLCPQCGKCFFQPSDLMEHQRSHTVERPYSCSVCGISFTQESYLVKHQKAHTEEKPFSCPDCGKSFTLQVYLESHQKIHKAKKSYSCTECGKSFSKKCDLDVHQRFHTGEKPFSCPECGKCFSQKSDLAKHQRFHSGEKPYLCLDCRKRFSQKSDLVKHQRTHTGERPFSCSECGKCFTQKSVLVQHQRIHTGEKPFLCTKCGKCFTHRSNFMKHQALHTR; this is translated from the exons ATGCCTGCGTGCTTTGTCCACGGATGTTGGTATCACTGGAAGAAAGACGATGATGTTATTCTTCATTCTTTTCCTCATGAATTTGATCTTATTAAGAATTGGCTTCTCCATTTGGATCAGGAACTTGGAGACGTAGATCAACTGGCTGAGAAAATCTCTAATTCCAAGAAAGGAGCTTACAGAATTTGCTCAAAACACTTCAGGCCAGAAGACTATGAAGTAAGAGGAAGTTCCAGACTCCTTAAAAAAACATCCTTCCCCTCTATTTTTCCAAAGGTATCACCATCTTCATGTATTCGCAgaagaaaaaataagaaaagcCCTTTTGCTCACCTGAGTGGCGATGTCTTTAATGAGGAGGACTTGACGTTTGCCCAGAGGTTGATGTTGATGCCTGAAAGCCCGTTTTTCTCCACAGGTGTGAGCAACTTTTTATCTGAACATTCATACTCCTCTGTTGCCCGAGATGGAGCGTCGCAGCCTATGCAGACTGTTGGAACGAACACTGAATATTTCCCAAGTCAAAGACATAAAAATATCCAAACTTATCATCTCATCCGCAGAAGCAGCAAAAGGATTCAAGTGAGCAGACACTCCTCACAGCGCAGCTTTGGGATCCAGTGTAGTTTGGTGCCACTGCCCCCTTTACAGTGTTTTACAGCTTCTGGAAATGACGCCAAAAAATGGCCAAGTCCACCTGCTGACCCTGTCTATTTAccagtggaggatgaggaggatgatgatgtgGAGGAGGACGATGTGGAAGAATATGGCGATGATGTGCAGGAGGATGACGTGGAAGATGATAGTGAAATGATGTTAAATTTAGACATTAGTTTTGACTCAACAGATTTGGACAAATCTTATCTCTATGGGAAGGATCTGCAATCAGACTCCAGAGGGTATCATAGGGGGTCTATACTGCCATTTAATGTATTAGACAGAAATCGCCACTCCTCTCATCTGTGGGCCACAGATACAAACATGGCAGCCGAGAACCACCGGCAGGTCCTAACTCCgcaggagagaggagggaggcggCGGTCACTACCAAATGCTGGACACAGGGTTCCTAG TACAGAGTCTTCGCAGATGAAGCCTCAGCAGAGAGAACTTGACACTACAACATTCCTTTCCATGAATGATTCACGGACGATGAAAATAAGGAACTGGATTACAAAGAAGATCTTCACCCTCATCCTGGAGGTCATCTTTCTGTTGAGTGGGCAG GATTATACAATTGTGAATAAGTCATCTGGTGAGCATTTGACATCCAAAAATCATCTTCTTCGGTCAGGGGGATATAGCAGTGCTGGAAGCACCATCTTTAAACCTTCACCTCACACACCAAACAACATACAGAAGATCCTGGACCTCACCAAGAATATCATTGAGctgctgaccggagag gttcctataaggtgtcaggatgtcactgtctatttctctaaGGAGGAGTGGgaatatttagaaggacacaaggatctgtataaGGACGTcctgatggaggatcagcagcctctTCCATTAGTGG ATGCAACAAGTAAGAATTCTCCACCAGAAATATCTCCCAGACCTCAGAATCATTCATATGAAAACCAGAATATCACAAAGAATCAG GGTGAAGACTTCATTGTTGTTAAAGTTGAAAACATGGAGGATGAAGAGCCTAGGTATATGTTGGGGGACCAACCATGGAAGGATGAGGATATTCCTGTACCTATCTATTTAG GTTCCAGTTCATCTCACTTGAACTCTCTTCATAAACTAATCCAAAAGTCTGACCCTTCAATGAAGGGCAGAGATGAGATGACCAAGAGGATACTGAATCTCACCTTGAAGATTATCTACATGCTGACCGGGGAG GAGTACACAGTAGAGAAGAAGACATCTGTTGAGTACCAGACCACCACCAGCCATTCCAGTATGTCTGGACGGTGGCGCAGAAGCCAGAGCCCTATAACGTTGTCTCCCCCTCACTTACTGGTACATGAGAGAGACAACAAGCAGAAGATCCTCAAACTCACCCACAAGATTATACATCTCCTGACTGAAGAG gttcctataaggtgtcaggatgtcactgtctatttctccatggaggagtgggagtatttagaaggacacaaggatctgtacaaggacgtCATGATGGAGGATCATCAGCACTCTTTAAGAG ATGGCGCTAGTGAGAGAAATACACCAGAGAATTGTCCTAGTCCTGTATATTCCCAGCATTGTCAAGCAGAAGATCAAAGTGTCCCACTGGACCAGCAG gaACATGAGTTTTTTGTTGTTAAAGTTGAAGATGTGGAGGAAGAAGGAATGTACGATATGGGGACTCACCAAGATAGCGACATTTCTACATATAATGGCACAG AAATGATATATCCATGTACAGACTGTGGCAAGTTGTTTACTGAGGAATTAAGCCTGGTTGAACATCAGAAATGCCACTTGGAGGAGAAGCCGTATATATGTTGTGAGTGTGGACAGTGTTTTATACATAGACATGAATATGAGACACATCAGAGCTCTCACCGAGACGAGAAGTCGCTTCTATGTCCGCAGtgcgggaaatgtttttttcAGCCTTCTGATCTTATGGAGCATCAAAGAAGTCACACGGTGGAGAGGCCGTATTCATGTTCAGTGTGTGGAATATCCTTTACTCAGGAGTCATATCTTGTAAAACATCAGAAGGCTCACACAGaggagaaaccattttcatgtccggattgtgggaaatcttttaCACTTCAAGTTTACCTTGAGAGTCATCAGAAGATTCACAAGGCAAAGAAgtcatattcatgtacagaatgtggaaaatcCTTTAGTAAGAAATGCGATCTTGATGTACATCAGAgatttcacacaggggagaagccattttcatgtcctgaatgtggaAAATGCTTTTCGCAGAAATCTGACCTGGCTAAACATCAGAGATTTCACTCAGgcgagaagccatatttatgcctAGATTGTAGGAAACGCTTTTCCCAGAAATCGGACCtcgttaaacatcagagaactcacacggggGAGAGACCtttctcatgttcagaatgtgggaaatgctttacacAGAAATCTGTTCTTGTTcagcatcagagaattcacacaggggagaagccatttttatgtacaaaatgtgggaaatgttttacacacAGGTCAAATTTCATGAAACATCAGGCTCTTCACACACGATAA